A stretch of Bradyrhizobium sp. AZCC 2262 DNA encodes these proteins:
- a CDS encoding D-alanyl-D-alanine carboxypeptidase family protein — MHLLRLLPRPSSLNWIFPSAVLVLAALAVVTPRAVHAEALLVVEADTGKVLQADNATMPWYPASVTKIMTAYVTLKAVKDGRLTLDTLLTVSPVAASQSPSKMGFRPGIQVTVDNALKMMLVKSANDMAVVLAEGVGGSVDGFSAMMNQTAQKLGMTQTSYVNPNGLPAEGQITSARDLAILARAVIRDLPEYEYFMHIPSIRYGRRVTQNFNKLIGRYPGADGFKTGFICASGYNLVASATRNGKRLIAVVLGASSGNARAVRAAQLLERGFGGNGLGWLKPALGTVDNLVPIDATPPNLRDEMCGGKRKRPATDEDADVVAANGSASTGESAVTFFTAGLQPPMGKPSDLLAAEAAASEPIPVYTGPTKTGTALIAAVAAEAEKQTPAKRGKKSKIAAKKPDAAAPKAAADAKPAAVRHANARPEAAAKPAASADRKPAARPAAADKPAPKPAKPKAAAKPKGENKPAG; from the coding sequence GTGCACCTTCTTCGCCTGCTGCCTCGCCCTTCGTCGTTGAACTGGATTTTCCCCTCGGCAGTACTTGTCCTGGCGGCGCTTGCCGTCGTGACGCCGCGCGCCGTGCACGCCGAAGCGCTGCTGGTCGTCGAAGCCGATACCGGCAAGGTGCTGCAGGCCGACAACGCCACCATGCCCTGGTATCCCGCCTCGGTGACCAAGATCATGACGGCCTACGTCACGCTGAAGGCCGTAAAGGACGGCCGTTTGACGCTCGACACGCTGCTGACGGTGTCGCCGGTCGCAGCCTCGCAGTCGCCGTCCAAGATGGGTTTCCGTCCGGGCATTCAGGTCACCGTCGACAACGCGCTGAAGATGATGCTGGTGAAGTCGGCCAACGACATGGCCGTGGTGCTCGCCGAAGGCGTCGGCGGATCGGTCGACGGGTTCTCGGCGATGATGAACCAGACCGCGCAAAAGCTCGGCATGACGCAGACGAGCTACGTCAATCCCAACGGCCTGCCGGCGGAAGGACAGATCACTTCCGCGCGCGATCTCGCGATCCTGGCGCGCGCCGTCATTCGCGACCTGCCGGAATACGAATACTTCATGCACATCCCCTCGATCCGCTACGGCCGCAGGGTGACGCAGAATTTCAACAAGCTGATCGGCCGCTATCCCGGCGCCGACGGTTTCAAGACCGGTTTCATCTGCGCTTCCGGCTACAATCTGGTCGCCTCCGCAACGCGTAACGGCAAGCGGCTGATCGCCGTCGTGCTCGGCGCCTCCTCGGGGAATGCGCGCGCGGTGCGTGCGGCGCAATTGCTGGAGCGCGGCTTCGGCGGCAACGGGCTGGGCTGGCTGAAGCCCGCGCTCGGCACCGTCGACAATCTGGTTCCGATCGATGCGACGCCGCCGAACCTGCGCGACGAGATGTGCGGCGGCAAGCGCAAGCGGCCAGCCACCGACGAGGACGCCGACGTCGTCGCCGCCAACGGCAGCGCGTCGACCGGCGAGAGCGCGGTCACGTTCTTCACCGCCGGGCTGCAGCCGCCGATGGGCAAGCCCTCGGACTTGCTGGCTGCGGAGGCGGCGGCGTCAGAGCCGATCCCGGTCTATACCGGCCCGACCAAGACCGGCACTGCACTGATCGCGGCGGTTGCGGCGGAAGCCGAAAAGCAGACGCCGGCAAAGCGCGGCAAGAAATCGAAGATTGCAGCGAAGAAGCCCGACGCCGCGGCGCCAAAGGCTGCAGCCGACGCGAAGCCAGCAGCTGTCAGGCATGCGAACGCCAGACCGGAGGCTGCCGCCAAGCCCGCCGCCTCAGCCGACAGAAAGCCAGCCGCCAGGCCCGCCGCCGCAGACAAGCCCGCGCCGAAGCCGGCCAAGCCAAAGGCTGCCGCTAAACCCAAGGGCGAAAACAAGCCGGCTGGTTAA
- a CDS encoding DUF924 family protein, whose translation MVEASVTPAAILAFWRDAGPDRWYSRDDAFDAEVRRRFFGLWRRAVAGELSSWETSDDGALALVIVLDQFPRNLFRDDARTYASDVLAREVAHRAVENGVDARVDPVLREFLYLPFMHSEHLADQLRCIELSREAGLVESAKWAEHHADIIRRFGRFPHRNRLLGRSSTPEEQAFLDEGGFSP comes from the coding sequence ATGGTTGAAGCTTCCGTCACGCCGGCCGCAATTCTGGCGTTCTGGCGTGACGCCGGCCCTGACCGCTGGTACAGCCGCGACGACGCCTTCGACGCGGAGGTGCGACGGCGCTTTTTCGGCCTGTGGCGGCGCGCGGTGGCCGGCGAACTATCGTCATGGGAAACGAGCGATGACGGCGCGCTGGCGCTCGTCATCGTGCTCGACCAGTTTCCCCGCAACCTATTCCGCGACGACGCGCGGACCTATGCCAGCGATGTGTTGGCGCGCGAGGTAGCGCACCGCGCGGTCGAAAACGGCGTGGACGCGCGGGTCGATCCGGTTTTACGTGAATTCCTCTATCTGCCGTTCATGCACTCCGAGCATCTGGCCGACCAGTTGCGCTGTATCGAGCTGTCACGGGAGGCGGGGCTTGTCGAAAGTGCGAAGTGGGCCGAGCACCACGCCGATATCATCCGCCGGTTCGGCCGCTTCCCCCATCGCAACCGCCTTTTGGGCCGTTCGAGCACGCCGGAGGAGCAGGCCTTCCTGGACGAAGGGGGCTTTTCGCCCTGA
- a CDS encoding long-chain fatty acid--CoA ligase, which translates to MERIWLKQYPAGVPADIDVTQYSSLVELLEESFAKFADRKAFICMDKSISYRDLDDMSAALGAYLQSKGLQKGARVALMMPNVLQYPISTAAVLRAGFSVVNVNPLYTPRELEHQLKDSGAEAIVVLENFATTVQQVIARTAVKHVIVGSMGDLLGFKGVIVNLVIRKVKKMVPAWSIPGAVSFNDALAAGRSLKLAKPKLTRDDVAFLQYTGGTTGVSKGATLLHKNILANVLQNDAWLQPALKKPPIVDNMIIVCALPLYHIFALTACYLLGVRAGGTNLLIPNPRDMVGFVKELTKYQVSFFPAVNTLYNGLLNTPGFDKLDFSKLKISNGGGMATQKPVAEKWLKVTGCALAEGYGLSETSPALTCNRADIEEFSGTIGLPVPSTYLSIRDDDGNEVPLGEAGEICAKGPQVMAGYWNRPEETANVMTADGFFRTGDIGVMDERGYTKIVDRKKDMILVSGFNVYPNEIEEVIASHPGVLECAVIGVQDAKSGEAVKAFVVKKDQNLSADDVIKYCGTQLTAYKVPKQIEFRTDLPKTNVGKILRRELRDEKKAAA; encoded by the coding sequence ATGGAGCGGATCTGGCTCAAGCAATATCCGGCCGGCGTGCCAGCCGATATCGACGTCACCCAGTATTCGTCGCTGGTTGAGCTGTTGGAAGAAAGCTTTGCGAAGTTCGCCGACCGCAAGGCGTTCATCTGCATGGACAAGTCGATCAGCTACCGCGACCTCGACGATATGTCGGCAGCACTTGGCGCCTATCTGCAGAGCAAGGGCCTGCAAAAGGGCGCCCGCGTCGCGCTGATGATGCCGAACGTGCTGCAATATCCGATCTCGACCGCCGCCGTGCTGCGTGCGGGCTTTTCGGTGGTGAATGTCAACCCGCTCTACACCCCGCGCGAGCTCGAGCATCAGCTCAAGGATTCCGGTGCGGAAGCGATCGTCGTTCTGGAGAATTTCGCCACCACGGTACAGCAGGTAATCGCGAGGACCGCGGTCAAGCATGTGATCGTCGGCAGCATGGGCGACCTGCTCGGCTTCAAGGGCGTGATCGTCAACCTGGTGATCCGCAAGGTGAAGAAGATGGTGCCGGCCTGGTCGATCCCGGGCGCGGTCTCGTTCAACGATGCACTCGCCGCCGGCCGCAGCCTGAAGCTCGCCAAGCCGAAGCTCACGCGCGATGACGTCGCCTTCCTGCAATATACCGGCGGCACCACCGGCGTCTCCAAGGGCGCGACGCTGCTGCACAAGAACATTCTCGCCAACGTGCTGCAGAACGACGCCTGGCTGCAGCCGGCACTGAAGAAGCCGCCGATTGTCGACAATATGATCATCGTCTGTGCGCTGCCGCTCTATCACATCTTCGCGCTGACCGCGTGTTACCTGCTGGGCGTGCGCGCCGGCGGCACCAATCTGTTGATCCCCAACCCGCGCGACATGGTCGGCTTCGTTAAGGAGCTGACGAAATACCAAGTCAGCTTTTTCCCGGCCGTCAACACGCTCTACAACGGCTTGTTGAATACGCCGGGCTTCGACAAGCTCGATTTCTCCAAGCTAAAAATCTCCAACGGCGGCGGCATGGCAACGCAAAAACCGGTTGCCGAGAAATGGCTGAAGGTGACCGGCTGCGCGTTGGCGGAAGGTTACGGGCTGTCCGAGACATCGCCGGCGCTGACCTGCAACCGGGCCGACATCGAGGAGTTCTCGGGCACGATCGGTCTCCCGGTGCCGTCGACCTACCTCTCGATTCGCGACGATGACGGCAACGAAGTGCCGCTCGGCGAAGCCGGCGAGATCTGCGCCAAGGGCCCGCAGGTGATGGCCGGCTACTGGAACCGGCCGGAAGAGACCGCGAATGTGATGACCGCGGACGGCTTCTTCCGCACCGGCGACATCGGCGTGATGGATGAGCGCGGCTACACCAAGATCGTCGACCGCAAGAAGGACATGATCCTGGTCTCGGGTTTCAACGTCTATCCGAACGAGATCGAGGAAGTGATCGCGAGCCATCCGGGCGTGCTGGAATGCGCGGTGATCGGCGTGCAGGACGCGAAATCGGGCGAGGCGGTGAAGGCGTTCGTTGTCAAGAAGGACCAAAACCTTTCGGCCGACGACGTCATCAAGTATTGCGGCACGCAACTCACCGCCTACAAGGTCCCCAAGCAGATCGAGTTCAGGACCGATTTGCCCAAGACCAATGTCGGCAAGATCCTGCGCCGCGAACTGCGCGACGAAAAGAAGGCCGCGGCGTAA
- a CDS encoding glucan ABC transporter ATP-binding protein/ permease, whose product MSMLRLYTRVLELLGKEARLGWILAFANLLLAGAQFAEPVLFGKIVDVLSGKPQTGPLASNSAWPLLGAWVAFGLFTIACSAAVALNADKLAHRQRQAVLTDYFEHIMQLPLTFHTGTHSGRLMKVMLNGTDSLWRLWLGFFREHFAAILSLVVLLPLAFYINWRLAILLFALCVIFTVLTTLVVRKTYGMQSEVESHYSDLSARASDALGNVALVQSFVRIDAEVQGLRFVADKLLAVQMPVLGWWALVTVITRASTTITVLAIFTVGIYLHGQGQTTVGEIVMFVSFATMLIQKLEQVVSFINSVFMEAPRLQEFFDVLDAVPAVRDRPNAMDTGRLSGLVEFNDVSFSYDGKRPAVEDVSFTALPGQTIALVGPTGAGKSTAIALLHRAFDPQSGIIKIDGMDIRGLKLTALRRNIGVVFQEALLFNRSLADNLRVGKPDATDEEMRIAASRAQALEFIERSEKKFETHAGERGRMLSGGERQRLSIARALLKDPPILILDEATSALDAVTEAKVNAALDEVMKGRTTFVIAHRLSTIRNATRILVFDNGRVIESGTFDELVAKGGRFAELAKAQFMVQENARAGIEAK is encoded by the coding sequence ATGTCCATGCTGCGCCTTTACACCCGCGTCCTCGAACTGCTCGGCAAGGAGGCGCGGCTGGGCTGGATTTTGGCCTTCGCCAACCTGCTGCTGGCCGGCGCGCAATTCGCCGAGCCGGTGCTGTTCGGCAAGATCGTCGACGTGCTCTCCGGCAAGCCGCAGACCGGGCCGCTAGCCTCGAACTCGGCCTGGCCGCTGCTGGGGGCCTGGGTGGCGTTCGGCCTGTTCACCATCGCCTGCAGCGCGGCGGTCGCGCTCAACGCCGACAAGCTGGCGCACCGGCAACGCCAGGCCGTGCTGACCGATTATTTCGAGCACATCATGCAGCTGCCGCTGACCTTCCACACCGGCACCCATTCCGGCCGGCTGATGAAGGTGATGCTGAACGGCACCGACTCGCTGTGGCGGCTCTGGCTCGGTTTCTTCCGCGAACATTTTGCGGCGATCCTGTCGCTGGTGGTGCTGCTGCCGCTCGCGTTCTACATCAACTGGCGGCTGGCAATCCTGCTGTTCGCGCTGTGCGTGATATTCACGGTGCTGACCACGCTGGTGGTGCGCAAGACCTACGGCATGCAGAGCGAGGTCGAGTCGCATTACAGCGACCTTTCCGCGCGCGCCTCCGACGCGCTCGGCAACGTCGCGCTGGTGCAGAGTTTTGTGCGGATTGACGCCGAAGTTCAGGGCCTGCGCTTCGTCGCCGACAAGCTGCTCGCCGTGCAGATGCCGGTATTGGGCTGGTGGGCGCTGGTCACCGTCATCACCCGCGCCTCCACCACCATCACCGTGCTCGCAATCTTCACCGTCGGCATCTACCTGCACGGCCAGGGGCAGACCACGGTCGGCGAGATCGTGATGTTCGTGAGTTTCGCGACCATGCTGATCCAGAAGCTTGAACAGGTGGTGAGCTTCATCAACAGCGTGTTCATGGAGGCGCCGCGCCTGCAGGAATTCTTCGACGTGCTGGACGCGGTGCCCGCGGTGCGCGACCGGCCCAACGCCATGGACACCGGACGGCTCTCCGGCCTCGTCGAATTCAACGACGTCTCGTTTTCCTATGACGGCAAGCGGCCGGCGGTCGAGGACGTTTCGTTTACCGCCCTGCCCGGCCAGACCATCGCCCTGGTCGGCCCGACCGGCGCCGGCAAATCGACCGCGATCGCGCTGCTGCACCGCGCCTTCGATCCGCAATCCGGCATCATCAAGATCGACGGCATGGACATCCGCGGCCTGAAGCTGACCGCGCTGCGGCGAAACATCGGCGTGGTGTTCCAGGAGGCGCTGCTGTTCAACCGCTCGCTCGCCGACAATCTGCGCGTCGGCAAGCCGGACGCCACCGACGAGGAAATGCGCATCGCCGCCAGCCGCGCGCAGGCGCTGGAATTCATCGAGCGCAGCGAAAAGAAATTCGAGACCCATGCCGGCGAGCGCGGCCGCATGCTGTCCGGCGGCGAACGGCAACGCCTGTCGATCGCACGCGCGCTGCTGAAGGACCCGCCGATCCTGATCCTCGACGAGGCGACCAGCGCGCTCGACGCCGTCACCGAGGCCAAGGTCAACGCCGCCCTCGACGAGGTGATGAAGGGCCGCACCACTTTCGTGATCGCGCATCGGCTTTCGACCATTCGCAACGCCACCCGTATCCTGGTGTTCGACAATGGGCGCGTGATCGAAAGCGGAACTTTCGATGAACTGGTGGCCAAGGGCGGACGCTTTGCGGAACTCGCGAAGGCCCAGTTCATGGTGCAGGAGAATGCGCGCGCCGGAATCGAGGCCAAATAG
- a CDS encoding NAD(P)H-dependent flavin oxidoreductase, with protein MSMPALFKGRLSLPVIGAPLFIISVPDLVIAQCKAGVVGSFPALNARPPALLDEWLARIKEELAAYDKANPERPSAPFAVNQIVHKSNNRLDQDLALCEKHKVPMMITSLGAREELNQAAHGWGCIVFHDVINQKFAHKAVEKGADGLILVSAGAGGHAGEISPLAFVAETRAWFDGPIALSGAIANGRAIRAARILGADFAYIGSAFIATQEANAVEGYKQMITASSAEDIVYSNLFTGVHGNYLKPSIVAAGMDPDNLPTSDPSKMSFGTDASGERAKPKAWKEIWGSGQGVGSVAKVMPAAELIGRFKKEYDEAVDPAL; from the coding sequence ATGTCCATGCCTGCCTTGTTCAAGGGCCGTTTGTCGCTACCCGTGATCGGTGCGCCGCTCTTCATCATTTCCGTGCCGGATCTGGTGATCGCGCAATGCAAGGCGGGTGTCGTCGGCTCGTTTCCGGCGCTGAATGCGCGCCCGCCGGCGCTGCTCGACGAATGGCTGGCGCGGATCAAGGAAGAGCTCGCGGCTTACGACAAGGCCAACCCTGAGCGGCCGTCGGCGCCGTTTGCGGTGAACCAGATCGTGCACAAGTCGAACAACCGGCTCGATCAGGATCTGGCGCTTTGTGAAAAGCACAAGGTGCCGATGATGATCACCTCTCTCGGCGCGCGCGAGGAACTCAATCAGGCCGCGCATGGCTGGGGCTGCATCGTTTTCCACGACGTGATCAACCAGAAGTTCGCGCACAAGGCGGTCGAAAAGGGCGCCGACGGATTGATCCTGGTGTCGGCCGGCGCCGGCGGCCATGCCGGCGAAATTTCGCCGCTGGCTTTCGTGGCGGAGACGCGGGCCTGGTTCGACGGTCCGATCGCGCTGTCGGGGGCGATTGCAAACGGCCGCGCTATCCGCGCCGCACGCATATTGGGCGCCGACTTTGCCTATATCGGCTCCGCCTTCATCGCCACCCAGGAAGCCAATGCCGTCGAGGGCTACAAGCAGATGATTACGGCCTCGAGCGCCGAAGACATCGTCTATTCCAACCTGTTCACCGGCGTGCACGGCAATTACCTGAAACCGTCGATCGTCGCGGCCGGCATGGATCCCGACAATCTCCCGACCTCGGATCCCTCGAAAATGAGCTTCGGTACCGACGCGTCCGGCGAGCGTGCCAAGCCAAAAGCCTGGAAGGAAATCTGGGGTTCCGGCCAGGGCGTCGGCAGCGTCGCCAAGGTCATGCCGGCCGCTGAACTGATTGGGCGATTTAAAAAGGAATATGACGAGGCGGTCGATCCAGCACTCTAA
- a CDS encoding ABC transporter substrate-binding protein → MASNVLAADEPRAPLQIQFSLDRPIDAAAAPFVMATASGLFGAEALAVTTNIASGSQDAIARVAAGTSDFALVDINALMRFRDKDKQGGPKIKAVFVLFNKAPYSIIARRSRGVRALTDIEGKTLGVAEGDLSIRLWPAVANLNGIKLKSVKQSSISAAVREPMLSAGQIDAVTGFSYLSAINLRDRGVPADDLAVLKFADYGCEAYGFAVIANPALAAAKPEAVKGFVRAVIGGLNLTIKDPAGAATEVAKRMDGGSKDLELERLQSILRDNILTSEVKRNGIGTIDPARFERSIDQVGEDFKFQKRPQASDIFDDQFLPPLNGRLSN, encoded by the coding sequence ATGGCGAGCAATGTCCTGGCCGCAGACGAGCCCCGGGCCCCGCTCCAGATCCAGTTTTCGCTCGACCGTCCGATCGATGCCGCGGCTGCGCCGTTCGTGATGGCCACAGCCAGCGGCCTGTTCGGCGCGGAAGCGCTGGCGGTCACAACCAACATCGCCAGCGGATCGCAGGACGCGATTGCGCGCGTCGCGGCGGGCACCAGCGATTTTGCCCTCGTCGACATCAACGCGTTGATGCGGTTTCGCGACAAGGACAAACAGGGCGGCCCGAAGATCAAGGCGGTGTTCGTGCTGTTCAACAAGGCGCCCTATTCCATTATCGCCCGCAGGAGCCGCGGCGTCCGCGCGCTGACCGACATCGAGGGCAAGACTCTCGGCGTCGCCGAAGGTGACCTGTCGATCCGGCTGTGGCCGGCGGTGGCAAACCTGAACGGCATCAAGCTCAAGAGCGTGAAGCAGAGCAGCATCAGCGCCGCGGTGCGCGAGCCGATGCTGTCGGCAGGCCAGATCGATGCCGTGACCGGATTCTCCTATCTGTCGGCGATCAATCTCAGGGATCGCGGCGTGCCTGCCGACGATCTGGCGGTGCTGAAATTCGCCGACTATGGCTGCGAGGCCTATGGTTTCGCTGTTATCGCCAACCCGGCGCTGGCAGCCGCCAAGCCCGAGGCGGTGAAGGGATTCGTGCGGGCCGTGATCGGCGGCCTCAATCTGACAATCAAGGATCCCGCAGGCGCGGCGACTGAAGTCGCCAAGCGCATGGACGGCGGCTCAAAGGACCTCGAACTCGAACGCCTGCAAAGCATCCTGCGCGACAACATTCTGACCAGCGAAGTGAAGCGCAACGGCATCGGCACGATCGATCCGGCGCGCTTCGAACGCTCGATCGACCAGGTCGGGGAGGACTTCAAGTTTCAGAAGCGGCCGCAGGCCTCCGACATTTTCGACGACCAGTTCCTGCCCCCGCTCAACGGCCGTTTGAGCAATTGA
- the hisE gene encoding phosphoribosyl-ATP diphosphatase: MSDSLERLYQAVIVARDLDPATSRTARLFQRGPSKMAKKLAEEAIEVVIDAVNGKTDAVVRESADLLYNLTVLWASAGVKPEDVWREMERREDLLGIAEKLPKMPKVLAKALPAKALRTALPKELSKAAASPAVRRRIVALEGRSSRKRH; encoded by the coding sequence ATGAGTGATTCGCTCGAACGGCTTTATCAGGCTGTCATCGTGGCCAGGGATCTCGATCCGGCCACGTCGCGAACGGCCCGGCTGTTTCAGCGCGGCCCCTCCAAGATGGCCAAGAAACTCGCCGAGGAAGCCATCGAAGTCGTCATCGACGCCGTCAACGGCAAGACCGATGCGGTGGTCCGCGAGAGCGCCGATCTGCTCTACAACCTGACCGTCCTGTGGGCTTCGGCCGGCGTGAAGCCGGAGGACGTGTGGCGTGAAATGGAGCGCCGCGAGGATCTGCTTGGCATCGCCGAGAAGCTGCCGAAAATGCCCAAAGTCCTTGCGAAGGCGCTACCTGCCAAGGCGCTGCGCACGGCTTTGCCCAAGGAGTTGTCCAAGGCGGCGGCGTCGCCCGCGGTCCGGCGGCGAATTGTCGCGCTGGAAGGCCGCTCCTCGCGTAAACGGCACTGA
- a CDS encoding YqaA family protein → MMVHAAMLKRTYDWCIDAADKPYALWILAAVAFAESSFFPIPPDIMLLPMSLARPKKAWWFATVCTIASVAGGMLGYAIGALLYDSIGHWLITLYGLSDKVETFRASYAEWGAVIILLKGLTPIPYKLVTITSGFAGYNIWLFILCSIVARGGRFFVVAVLLNRYGDLIRSELEKRLGLWVAIGAVVLVLGFVIAFKLV, encoded by the coding sequence ATGATGGTTCATGCGGCCATGCTGAAACGGACCTACGACTGGTGCATCGACGCCGCTGACAAGCCCTACGCACTCTGGATTCTGGCGGCGGTCGCCTTCGCGGAAAGCTCGTTCTTCCCGATTCCCCCCGATATCATGCTGCTGCCGATGTCGCTGGCGCGACCGAAGAAGGCATGGTGGTTCGCGACCGTGTGCACGATCGCTTCCGTCGCCGGCGGCATGCTCGGATACGCGATCGGCGCGCTGCTCTACGATTCGATCGGGCACTGGCTCATCACCCTTTACGGTCTCAGTGACAAGGTCGAGACCTTCCGCGCCTCCTATGCCGAATGGGGCGCGGTGATCATCCTGCTGAAGGGGCTGACGCCGATCCCCTACAAGCTCGTCACCATCACCTCGGGCTTCGCGGGCTACAATATCTGGCTGTTTATCCTGTGCTCCATCGTGGCGCGCGGCGGGCGCTTCTTCGTGGTCGCCGTCCTGCTCAACCGCTACGGCGACCTGATCCGGAGCGAACTGGAAAAGCGGCTCGGCCTGTGGGTTGCCATCGGGGCGGTTGTACTGGTGCTCGGTTTCGTCATCGCGTTCAAGCTGGTCTAG
- a CDS encoding aldehyde dehydrogenase family protein, which yields MSIAYDYARVPLPAVPSAKPRLLLIDGQHVPSVSGRTFKTLNPATEQVIATVAEGNEIDVDRAVTAARRAFEGPWRSMRASERGQILFRLVDLMKEHADEIAALESLDAGKPIAGVLRQDLPAAIDTLTYYAGWADKISGEVVSTRDDALTYTVREPVGVVAAIVPWNFPLMIGMWKLAPALACGCTIVMKPAELTSLSALRIGELALEAGLPPGVLNIVTGPGRVVGDALVNHPDVDKVTFTGSPGVGRGILRAAAGNFKRVSLELGGKSANVIFDDADIEAASKAAASGIFFNAGQVCSAGSRVLAHEKVYDEVVERLTQRAQSIRIGDPADRATAMGPVISEKQMKSILDYVDIGQKEGALLTTGGERVGDRGYFISPAVFANVKHEMRISQEEIFGPVVSVIKFKDEADALRIANGTAYSLAAGVWSRDIGRVQRFARKANAGTVWINTYGYTDVRLPWGGVRDSGFGREHGTAALENFTEPKAVWMNLNV from the coding sequence ATGTCGATTGCATATGACTATGCCCGTGTACCGCTCCCCGCCGTTCCCTCGGCCAAGCCGCGCCTCCTGCTGATCGACGGCCAGCACGTCCCATCCGTCTCCGGGCGCACGTTCAAAACCCTCAATCCGGCCACCGAACAAGTCATCGCGACCGTCGCGGAGGGCAACGAGATCGACGTCGATCGCGCGGTTACCGCAGCCCGTCGTGCCTTTGAGGGGCCGTGGCGCAGTATGCGCGCCTCCGAGCGCGGCCAGATCCTGTTCCGGCTCGTCGACCTGATGAAGGAGCACGCGGACGAAATCGCAGCGCTGGAAAGTCTCGACGCCGGCAAGCCGATCGCCGGCGTGCTGCGGCAGGACCTCCCCGCCGCCATCGATACGCTGACCTATTATGCGGGTTGGGCCGACAAGATCAGCGGCGAGGTGGTCTCGACCCGGGATGACGCGCTGACCTACACCGTGCGCGAGCCGGTCGGCGTGGTCGCGGCCATCGTTCCCTGGAATTTCCCGCTGATGATCGGGATGTGGAAACTGGCGCCTGCACTGGCCTGCGGCTGCACCATCGTGATGAAGCCCGCCGAACTGACATCGCTCTCGGCGTTGCGGATCGGTGAGCTGGCGCTCGAAGCAGGCCTGCCGCCCGGCGTGCTCAACATCGTCACCGGCCCGGGCCGGGTCGTCGGCGACGCGCTGGTCAATCATCCCGATGTCGACAAGGTGACGTTCACGGGATCGCCGGGCGTCGGCCGCGGCATCCTGCGCGCCGCCGCCGGCAACTTCAAGCGCGTGTCGCTCGAGCTCGGCGGCAAGTCCGCCAACGTCATCTTCGACGACGCGGATATCGAGGCGGCCAGCAAGGCGGCGGCATCGGGAATCTTCTTCAATGCCGGACAGGTCTGCTCCGCCGGCTCGCGCGTGCTCGCCCATGAGAAGGTCTACGACGAAGTGGTCGAGCGGCTGACGCAGCGCGCCCAGTCAATCCGCATCGGCGATCCCGCCGACCGCGCCACGGCGATGGGTCCGGTCATCTCCGAGAAGCAGATGAAGAGCATTCTCGATTATGTCGATATCGGGCAGAAGGAAGGCGCCTTGCTGACGACGGGCGGCGAGCGCGTCGGCGACCGCGGCTACTTCATCAGCCCCGCCGTGTTTGCCAACGTCAAACACGAGATGCGGATCTCGCAGGAAGAAATCTTCGGCCCTGTGGTCAGCGTGATCAAGTTCAAGGATGAAGCGGACGCGCTGCGGATCGCCAACGGCACGGCCTACAGCCTTGCGGCCGGCGTCTGGAGCCGCGACATCGGACGCGTGCAGCGCTTCGCCAGGAAGGCGAACGCCGGCACGGTCTGGATCAACACCTATGGCTACACCGACGTGCGGCTGCCGTGGGGCGGCGTGCGCGATTCCGGCTTCGGCCGCGAACATGGCACGGCTGCGCTGGAGAACTTCACCGAGCCGAAAGCGGTCTGGATGAATCTGAACGTGTGA